In Amycolatopsis jiangsuensis, the following proteins share a genomic window:
- the pseI gene encoding pseudaminic acid synthase, producing MSEVRIGAHTLGPEHPPFVIAEMSGNHNGDLDRALGIVDAIADAGAHAVKLQTYRPDTITIDVDGPAFRIGDSHSLWGGENLYRLYEKAHTPWEWHEPLFARARERGLEVFSSPFDPTAVELLESLDAPAYKIASSEIVDLPLIEQCARTGKPLVISTGMANVAEIDAAVRTAREAGNDQLVVLGCTASYPASPSESNLRGLPVLGGVTGTLVGLSDHTPGIGAPLAAVALGAVAIEKHVTLARADGGVDSDFSLEPAELAALVVESRRAWEALGRPVLGPRESEKEGLRLRRSLYVVEDVRAGDEVTARNVRSIRPAGGLAPAELSTVLGRTFRVDAAKGTALTWDLI from the coding sequence ATGTCCGAAGTCCGCATCGGCGCTCACACGCTCGGCCCGGAGCACCCGCCGTTCGTGATCGCCGAGATGTCCGGCAACCACAACGGCGACCTCGACCGCGCGCTGGGGATCGTGGACGCGATCGCCGACGCCGGGGCGCACGCGGTGAAGCTGCAGACCTACCGGCCGGACACCATCACCATCGACGTCGACGGCCCGGCGTTCCGCATCGGCGACTCACATTCCCTGTGGGGCGGCGAAAACCTGTACCGGCTGTACGAAAAGGCGCACACGCCGTGGGAATGGCACGAGCCGCTGTTCGCCCGCGCCCGGGAACGGGGGCTGGAAGTGTTCTCCAGCCCGTTCGACCCGACCGCGGTCGAGCTGCTGGAGTCGCTGGACGCGCCCGCGTACAAGATCGCGTCGTCGGAGATCGTCGACCTGCCGCTGATCGAGCAGTGCGCGCGCACCGGCAAGCCGCTGGTCATCTCGACCGGGATGGCGAACGTCGCCGAGATCGACGCGGCCGTGCGCACGGCCCGCGAAGCCGGCAACGACCAGCTCGTGGTGCTCGGTTGCACGGCGAGCTACCCGGCGTCGCCGTCGGAGAGCAATCTCCGCGGGCTGCCGGTGCTGGGCGGGGTCACCGGAACCCTGGTGGGCCTTTCCGACCACACGCCGGGCATCGGCGCGCCGCTCGCCGCGGTGGCCCTGGGCGCGGTGGCGATCGAGAAGCACGTCACGCTGGCCCGCGCGGACGGCGGCGTCGATTCGGACTTCTCGCTGGAGCCCGCGGAGCTGGCCGCGCTGGTGGTGGAGAGCCGCCGCGCGTGGGAGGCGCTCGGCCGCCCGGTGCTGGGGCCGCGGGAAAGCGAGAAGGAGGGCCTGCGCCTGCGCCGCTCGCTGTACGTCGTGGAGGACGTCCGGGCCGGCGACGAAGTGACCGCACGCAACGTCCGCTCGATCCGCCCGGCCGGCGGCCTCGCCCCGGCGGAGCTCAGCACCGTGCTGGGCCGCACGTTCCGCGTGGACGCGGCGAAGGGCACCGCGCTGACCTGGGACCTGATCTAG
- a CDS encoding WXG100-like domain-containing protein, with protein sequence MSNPLVAAPVSSTTAVSGVPLLEDAQDVKSSIESGDWASAALGVAGTAMDALEVISDPFGAIISAGVGWLMEHVGPLKQALDALAGNPDKITSYSQTWQNVSQELSSVGQELLDQVKADLQSWQGDAADAYRQRAEDVSTLVAAAGEASGGAANGVQTAGEVVAAVRSLVRDTIAEVVAHLVSWALQVVFTCGIGLAWVVPQVAAKVATTATKISGLVQKLVKALKTLGTLLRKAHGVFDEVGAALKKIKAGKAGKADAPHIDKPPKTPGGQRPRSGPGDSPGSGHGDDSTTSSRSLDDDLRNPEQEWKDKYDGDGRTHTSPGAPGQNPHGGGTISQHTHDHVNLGNLKPARPNPNPRRARPATFSGGHVATGDLPPGTAPTATLGNGINGGTPVFGPPKQNGVYNIHAPQTLDGSGNPVTKLTGAGRPGQSTMFPPGTHTGLTQNVAGQAWNGGHPSGGFTPTGNQTTAHGHPGSYTWQGQGQIPYTPIYDKPGGVPGPDHGAPPPAGENPYAGQRIDVNGFANPQYQPGDPIPSAGAQPGYFDPHDPTQNPAPDKLDVNPATYFPQ encoded by the coding sequence ATGAGCAACCCACTGGTGGCAGCGCCGGTCAGCAGCACCACGGCCGTTTCGGGGGTGCCGCTGCTGGAAGACGCCCAGGACGTCAAGTCCAGCATCGAAAGCGGCGACTGGGCATCGGCTGCACTCGGGGTCGCGGGCACCGCGATGGACGCGCTGGAGGTCATCAGCGACCCGTTCGGCGCCATCATCTCCGCCGGGGTCGGCTGGCTGATGGAACACGTCGGTCCGCTCAAGCAGGCCCTCGACGCACTCGCCGGCAATCCCGACAAGATCACCTCGTACTCGCAGACCTGGCAGAACGTCTCCCAGGAACTGTCCTCGGTCGGGCAGGAGCTGCTCGACCAGGTCAAGGCCGATCTGCAGAGCTGGCAAGGCGATGCCGCCGACGCCTACCGGCAGCGTGCCGAGGACGTGTCCACCCTGGTCGCCGCGGCAGGCGAGGCGAGCGGCGGCGCGGCGAACGGGGTGCAGACCGCCGGCGAGGTCGTCGCCGCGGTGCGCTCACTCGTGCGCGACACGATCGCCGAGGTCGTGGCCCATCTCGTGTCGTGGGCACTGCAGGTCGTTTTCACCTGCGGGATCGGCCTCGCCTGGGTCGTACCGCAGGTGGCCGCGAAGGTGGCGACCACGGCCACCAAGATCTCCGGCCTGGTCCAGAAACTGGTCAAGGCGCTGAAGACACTGGGCACCCTGCTGCGCAAGGCGCACGGCGTGTTCGACGAGGTCGGTGCCGCGCTGAAGAAGATCAAGGCGGGCAAAGCAGGCAAGGCCGATGCCCCGCACATCGACAAGCCACCGAAGACGCCGGGTGGGCAACGTCCGCGGTCCGGCCCGGGTGATTCGCCCGGCTCCGGGCACGGGGACGACTCGACCACCAGCAGCCGCTCTCTCGACGACGACCTGCGCAATCCCGAGCAGGAGTGGAAGGACAAGTACGACGGGGACGGCCGGACACACACCTCGCCGGGAGCGCCGGGCCAGAACCCGCACGGCGGTGGCACGATCTCCCAGCACACCCACGACCATGTGAACCTGGGCAACCTCAAACCCGCGAGGCCGAATCCGAACCCGAGGAGGGCCAGGCCCGCGACGTTCAGCGGCGGGCACGTCGCCACCGGCGACCTGCCTCCCGGTACGGCACCGACCGCGACGCTCGGCAACGGCATCAACGGCGGGACGCCGGTGTTCGGTCCCCCCAAGCAGAACGGCGTCTACAACATCCACGCACCGCAGACGCTCGACGGATCGGGCAATCCGGTCACCAAGCTGACCGGAGCGGGCAGGCCGGGACAGAGCACCATGTTCCCGCCCGGTACGCACACCGGGCTGACCCAGAACGTCGCCGGCCAGGCGTGGAACGGCGGTCACCCCTCCGGCGGTTTCACCCCGACCGGCAACCAGACCACCGCGCACGGACATCCCGGAAGCTATACCTGGCAGGGGCAAGGGCAGATTCCCTACACCCCGATCTATGACAAACCCGGCGGCGTTCCCGGGCCCGACCACGGCGCTCCTCCGCCCGCGGGGGAGAATCCCTACGCCGGCCAGCGGATCGACGTGAACGGGTTCGCGAACCCGCAGTACCAGCCGGGTGATCCGATCCCCTCCGCCGGCGCGCAACCGGGCTACTTCGATCCGCACGACCCCACGCAGAACCCGGCGCCGGACAAGCTGGACGTCAACCCGGCCACCTACTTCCCGCAGTAG
- a CDS encoding DUF4345 domain-containing protein — protein sequence MAEAKSRKALVMTLGLLGAIPVASGLSGIFGGPERAPGGGRTTPSVDSEYRFVNTFWTAAGLVLWWSIQRPEKRAAATRTVLGTAAVGGLPRLLSARRAGAPHPVFRAATVLELLVVPVVLVWHTIVMRAGTQRSKKPRT from the coding sequence ATGGCAGAGGCGAAGTCCCGGAAAGCGCTGGTGATGACTCTCGGTCTCCTCGGTGCGATTCCCGTCGCGTCCGGGCTGAGTGGGATTTTCGGCGGCCCGGAACGCGCGCCGGGCGGCGGCCGGACCACTCCGAGCGTCGACAGCGAATACCGTTTCGTGAACACCTTCTGGACCGCTGCCGGGCTCGTGCTCTGGTGGTCGATCCAGCGCCCGGAGAAGCGCGCGGCAGCGACCAGGACAGTGCTCGGCACCGCTGCCGTCGGTGGGTTGCCGCGATTGCTCTCGGCGCGCCGGGCCGGTGCGCCGCATCCGGTGTTCCGCGCGGCGACGGTGCTGGAATTGCTCGTGGTGCCGGTGGTTCTGGTGTGGCACACGATAGTGATGCGTGCCGGCACTCAGCGGTCGAAGAAGCCTCGCACCTGA
- a CDS encoding GNAT family N-acetyltransferase, whose product MTPPAVTARDATEADAELLLSWRNDPRTREASRSTGVIALADHQRWLHGVLADRDRMLLVVEQDAAPVGTVRFDHEGAGEWEVSITLAPRSRGRGLSRIVLAEGERILAQRRGAVAVLAAVHPDNAASGALFERSGYREGAPAGNGFRRLRKTLG is encoded by the coding sequence GTGACGCCGCCGGCCGTCACCGCGCGGGACGCGACGGAGGCGGACGCCGAGCTGCTGCTGTCCTGGCGCAACGATCCACGTACCCGCGAGGCCTCGCGGTCCACCGGCGTGATCGCCCTCGCCGATCACCAGCGCTGGTTGCACGGCGTGCTGGCGGACCGGGACCGGATGCTGCTCGTCGTGGAACAGGACGCGGCACCGGTGGGCACGGTGCGGTTCGACCACGAGGGCGCGGGCGAATGGGAGGTCAGCATCACGCTGGCGCCGCGGAGCCGTGGCCGCGGCCTGTCCCGGATCGTGCTGGCCGAAGGCGAGCGGATACTCGCCCAGCGGCGCGGCGCGGTGGCCGTACTGGCCGCGGTGCACCCGGACAACGCGGCGTCCGGCGCGTTGTTCGAGCGTTCCGGTTACCGGGAGGGGGCGCCCGCCGGGAACGGTTTCCGGCGGCTGCGCAAGACTCTGGGCTGA